A stretch of DNA from Tigriopus californicus strain San Diego chromosome 11, Tcal_SD_v2.1, whole genome shotgun sequence:
TTCAAGTTAAAATGTGAAACCAAGGCATGATTTATTAGTCAATATAATCAGCATGATTCAGACGTGCAATAACACGTTCAACATTGAGAGCATATACCGAATGAGTAGGGATAAGGGATCGATTTCGGGTAATCACAGCCAACAGTTCTAATACGGATATGGGTGTGCGATCCGCCCGCGGTCGGTAAAGACTCGGTTCTAGCCGCGAAATGGGGGCATATCCAGTGTAAGAACACGCCAAATCCATCAAAGCTTGTCGCTCAGCATGGTAAACTAATGGGCGTCCGGCCGGTACTAACGGATCCATTTCCGTTGATTTTCCCAATAAATGAGGGTCGATCGTATCCGTCACATCGGACAATCCACCCTGGGCACTGTCCATGCGATTTTGTGAATTAATGAGAAAGGAATTAGGCACCCCTACTCCCACCGTGTGAGGAAAGCAACCATCACGCAGACGATAACCATTACGTTGCATGACCAGGGCCCAGATCAGTTGACGTAGGAGACGTCCGACTGCCTCCTCGACCAACCGCACTGTGTCGTCTTCAACTGAATCTAGACCTTCTTCCCAGGCCGTGAGCAACATGCGACCGTGAACGAGCGAGCGATCCGGCAGAGCAGGCGATTGGCGAGCACAGAATCCCAGCTCTCGTTCTTCCTCGTACAGGTCCAACTCGTCCAAGTTGGGCGCCACGCTGTTCACGTTCACGGCTTGGAACCGTTGCTCGAAACAGACGCGATGGCTCGTCTTGGACTGGGCCTTGATGTTGCCCCGACGGAGCCGCGGAGAATGGGCCGGGGCAAAAGAGTTGAGGGCCTCGCCACTTGCCGGCTCGGCCGAACTCCCGCTTCTGGCCCGAGGCCGTGATGAAACAACACCTGAACCCGCGGCTGCACTCACCAACACCGCCGAATTCGAGCCCAACTGATGAGCCTGAGGCTGGGGGATGAGCCCATGGCTGTTGTTGTGGGCGCTGGTGCCCGCGAAACTGGCCAATGTTTGGCATTTGTTGAGAATGG
This window harbors:
- the LOC131890316 gene encoding transcriptional adapter 1-like; the encoded protein is MTATLELNSCRKKLEAALGQNVAASNGRELYFTQMKNWFRKRITKEAFDQEARQLLLAQHTHLHNEFLLAILNKCQTLASFAGTSAHNNSHGLIPQPQAHQLGSNSAVLVSAAAGSGVVSSRPRARSGSSAEPASGEALNSFAPAHSPRLRRGNIKAQSKTSHRVCFEQRFQAVNVNSVAPNLDELDLYEEERELGFCARQSPALPDRSLVHGRMLLTAWEEGLDSVEDDTVRLVEEAVGRLLRQLIWALVMQRNGYRLRDGCFPHTVGVGVPNSFLINSQNRMDSAQGGLSDVTDTIDPHLLGKSTEMDPLVPAGRPLVYHAERQALMDLACSYTGYAPISRLEPSLYRPRADRTPISVLELLAVITRNRSLIPTHSVYALNVERVIARLNHADYID